A window of Aquipuribacter hungaricus genomic DNA:
GCCGCGGCCCACACCTGCTCGTGCCCGGCGAGGTCGGCGTCCACCAGCGTGGGCAGCGGGCGCGGGTGGCCCACGGGCGCGACCCCGCCGATGGCGTACCCGGTGGCCGCGCGGACGTCGTCCGGGGTGGCCCGGCCGACCGCCGCGACCCCGAGCACGCCGGCCACGAGCGCGGTGTCGACGCGGTGGGCCCCGGAGGCGAGGACGAGGACGGGGAAGGGCCCGCCGCCGCCGTGCGGGGTGGCCAGGAACACCAGCGAGCTGGCGATCTGGGCCGGTCCGACCCCGAGCGAGGCGGCGGCCTCGGCGGCGGTGCGGGCGTGCTCGTCGAGGACGACGACCCGGTCGGGCACCCCGGCGGCGGCCAGCGCCGCCCGGACGCGGGTCACGCCGGGGTGGTCGGCGAGGTCGCCCCGGGAGGGGGACGGGGAGGGCTGCTCGGTCACGCCGGGAGCGTAGGGCGGGGGGTGGACAGACGGTCCGCGCGTCGTCGGCGGGGCCGTCCGGGGGGCCGGGGAGGGGCCGTCCGGGAGGGTCCGGGAAGTGGATCTCCTGTCGCGCCGGGCGACTCGCCGGGGCGGTGGACGCGGGTCCGGGTCCGACCTAGTCTTCGAACACGCGTTCGAACGGACAGGCGTTCGAGCACCGGCACGGGGAGGCCATCGTGCGTCGCTACGACGAACCAGTCCAGGTCAGGCTCGCCGAGGGTCCCGAC
This region includes:
- a CDS encoding YbaK/EbsC family protein, encoding MTEQPSPSPSRGDLADHPGVTRVRAALAAAGVPDRVVVLDEHARTAAEAAASLGVGPAQIASSLVFLATPHGGGGPFPVLVLASGAHRVDTALVAGVLGVAAVGRATPDDVRAATGYAIGGVAPVGHPRPLPTLVDADLAGHEQVWAAAGHPRTVFPTSHDELVRLTGGTSAVVAAGPAR